Below is a genomic region from Gopherus flavomarginatus isolate rGopFla2 chromosome 25, rGopFla2.mat.asm, whole genome shotgun sequence.
tgaaaggttgccgacccctgtcctaggACATTACTCCCTTTAATCCTACAAATCCAGGGGGTGAGGAGCAATGCGCAACTCTTGCAGTGTGCATGGTACCTGTAATAGGACGGCAGATGCTAGGACCTTGCTTAGGGATCGAGGGCGCCTCTGTGGAATTCTCTCATTATCAGGTGCTTGAGGCCTGTGCAAAAGTGCAGCATAATTAGTCACTGTAAGATTACATCAGCTTCTCTCAGGAAGAGGGAACTAGGGCCCAGGATAGAGGAGCTCTCCTATAGAGAAGCCATAAGAACAGCCAAGCAGAAATTTATGATCTGGAATCGTGATTTGAGTTACCGGTAAAACCAGCTCCCAGCAAAGGCCAGGTTTGGGCTGTAGGCAGTGTGGCTGTGCTGAGCAGGGGACAGGATCCAAAAGGAACGCATGCAGACCTGGAACTAAGTAGCCCTGGGGAAAGGTATGGAGGGTACCGGAAGTGACATGAGAACGAAAGTTCAGGTTAAATACACACGAGGGTATTTTCCCCCTGGAGAATGGTGGAAGTTTGGAATCTGAAAGCATGGGCTGACTTCGTGTTGCTGTGTTTCGGAGCTAGTAGCTGGAGTTCATGGTGGCTAAATGGGGTTAGATCCTGAAGTGCAGTGAGAGAGAAACGTAGTCTGGGCGCAGGGCTGTGAGGTAGGACTCCGGGCTTCCATTGCTGGCTCTGACACTAGCTTCCTCTGAGGTgttaggcaagtcatttcccctctccaCACTTCATGTTCTGGAACATAGAAGCAGCAGGCTAGTGCCTTGCCAGGTGTGGGGCTGGTGGGAGGGTTAGTTGATGGCTatggagcagtggctctcaaccttcccagaggacTGGACCCCTTTCGGGAGTCtggtttgtcttgcataccccaagtttcacctcacttaaacgacttgcttacaaaatcaactAAAAAATACAAAAGCGTGTCAGCACGCTGTTACTGAAATTGCTGACTCTCACTTTGACATATCATCATAAAATAACCTGATTGGAATATAACTATTGTCCTTGAATTTCAGCATGTAGTATATAGAGCTGTATAAACAAGTCTTTGTCTTtacgaaattttagtttgtactggctTCGCTAGTGCTTtccatgtagcctgttgtaaaatcaAGCAAATATCTAGgtaagttgatgtacccctggaagatctctgtgtacccccagggataTGTGCACTCCTGGCTGAAAATCACTGCTGCAGAGGGCTTTACTGTTCCGAAGTACTAAGCCTTGCCATTCCTGCAAACATGCACATGGTTGAACTGGTCTCCCGCTCTCCCTAGCACTTCTGGGCTGGGCCGGGATGGAATTAGCTATTTGGATTAGGTGGATGTACCCCGTTAACAGTTCCCTGGGACTGCAGGAGGGTTCCTGGGCATTGCACCTTGCTTCTCCACATCGGTTGACTTtgcaccacccagcccctcctTCCTGTGTTGCGGGCGCAAGGCTCCTCCTCACAGGGCTGCAGGCCTGCTAGAGGAATGGGAGAGCTTGGAGCATTTGACCCTGCTCCCCTTCCAGTCCTTGCTGGGTCTTCCCTGCAGTAGCTCCTAATACTGGCTTCTTAGGTTCATCGCCTCAGATCAGGCCAGGCCTGGATCCAGCTGTGGTGCTGGCAGGATTTATCGGCACTGCACCTGGTGCTGTCTCTCCCCATTGGACGGACGATTATATAAGCAGCACATGCAAGAaggagccccaccccttctgccgtGCCTGGATAACGCTGCCAGCGAGGGGTGGGGATTTGGCCAGCGTGCTGAGGCAGCTGCATAGTGGCAAGAGGGCTCTCTAGGTTTGACCCCAGGAAGGCAGGGATGTTGGGACCTCTCAGACCTGCTCTCACTTGCTCAGGGGGCACTAATCTCCCTCCCAAGGGCCGGCGGTAACCTGTCTGCTCTGAAATGCTGCCTCCTTAGGGCTCACCCAGCCAGTGTGCCAAGGAAGCCaatggctccagctggggtctTCTGGGATGAAGCTCGGAGTCTGGAGACAGCATTGCCTGTAACAGCGCCACTGCACCCTTTGTGTCTCGTAGGTGGGCAGCATGATGTCTGAGAACACGTCAGTGAGCCCCACGGGGGGCATCACCCCCCTGCAGCAGATGCTGGCATCTGGGACCGGGGCCCTCTTCACATCCCTCTTCGGTAAGGGGTCAGCATGGGGATGGCTGAGcgaggagtggggctggagagACAGGATGGGTGGGTGCAAGGATTTCCACGCGAGTTCAGGGTATGCACATAGGGAGGTCGGGGAGTGTGCACGTGTATAAGGGGATGGGGATAAGTGTGCAAAGAGCCGGTGAGCTCACTGTTCTGAACTTGGGACAATCTGTGGGGCTTCTGCTAATACAGCCATGGGCTCTTCCACCGCTCAGCTTCCCTTTCCTCACAGCCCTCCCCCTGGAATCCCAGCTCGACTCCTTGTGTCTCATCCCCTGATTAAAGTTTCTCCCAGAAAATCTGGTCTGGTCATTAAGAGGCTTAAAACTCCTTGGCAAGCTGGACTCTGGCTGTTTGCTGGGCACCAGGGGCTCTGCTGACCCCGGGCTCCAGAGGGAGGTGTGAGGAAGAGCAggttctggtcccagctctgggaaggagggtgggttctGGTGATTAGAGCAAGCGGGAGAGGAACATGGACTCCTGGGTTGTACTCTAAGCTCTTCCCACGCTTATGCTGAGCCCGTTTCCCTGTCAATATTAAATCCATTTCCAGATCTATCTTTTGGGGGGAGGCATTGAGGTGTATTTGCTCACTCATTGATAAGGCACTCTGCGCCACCCTTTTGCCAACTGCCCTACACTGGCCCCAGGTCTAAGTAGGTGCCTTCTCTTTCAGTGACTCCCCTAGATGTGGTGAAGATCCGGCTGCAGGCACAGAGGACGCCCTTCTCTAAAGGTAACTAAGTGCCCAAGGCAGAAATCTTGCCTTCTCGCCGCAGCTGGAGGCCAGATGGGTCGTCTCCGAGCCCGTGACCTCTGCAGCAGCGAGCCCGGAATGCGGTAGCTCAGGCCCTGGGTTGTTTCTCCCCCCGGCTTTGCCTGGCAGGTGTCTGTGAACCACAGCAATTCCAGTCCCCTATACAGGCTGCAAGGGGAGTTGTGAGGAGCCTCTGCCTGGTTAGTGAAGGGCTTATCGGGTTCTGGGATATTTGGCTACTCAGTCTGGGCAGGGACTGCCTGCAGGCAGCAGAGCAGTGAAGATCTGTTGCGGTGGTCACCTGGGGTTGGTACCCCCCTGATGAGGACACAGGTTCAGCAGAGGGGGTCTGGCAAGGCACCCTCAGGCTGCATCCCTGCTTAGGTCCTCACCTCTTCCCCCATTTGGGAGCTTCTTTCCTCGGCCCTGTCCAGGAGGCCCAATTTTGACATGCCCCCCCCATACACTGAACCTGTGCAGCTGGCTTGAGTGGGATCAGCATTCCCACAACAGCGCCCCAATAGTGTGCCACCCACAGGCATCCTGCCTCTGGGGTGCGAGCTGGGCTCACATCTGTGTGGCCTTAGGGGAGAGGGGATATGGGCTCAGGTGTCCCATAGGGCCTCGGAGCCAGTGTGTTGGGGGGACCTGGGCTGGGATGTCCTGTATGGCCCtgaagtgggtgggtggggtgccTGGCACATGTAAAGGGATCCACAGAGCCAGGGACTGGTCATTATCTGTTAGCTACTAGTGGAGGCAGGAAGTTAGGCTCtctcctcctggctctgccctccctTCCCGCCTGACAGGAAGGAGCCCATCCCAGGCCTTGGCTTGTCCTGGCCGCTGCCCTGCGGGGCTGCTCTGCATTAATCACAACCAGCCTGAACTAACCCTGGCTGACAGTTCCAGGAGCAGCCAGACCCTTTCAAGCCTCAGCAGGAGTTTGTCGCCCACAGACTGCGTGAGAATCCCTAGCCCGGCCACTTGCCTCCAGGTTCTCTTTTAAATAGTGAGCCAGGCCTGGGGCGCCTGCACGGACTGTCATCGGGGGGAATTTCTGTAAGGATTAGAGCAGGGGCCTGAGggtcaggaatcctgggttctgaTCCTACTGCCTCCCTCTGggagtcacttcccctccctgtgcctccgcctccctccccccaagctaTAAACTTGGAAGCAGAAAGTCTGTTTGTTTGCGAAGCACTTTGGAAGTTTCACGTGGAAGGGACTAGTGCaaggaatcggcaacctttggcacatggcctgtcagggaaatctgctggcgggccgggatagtttgtttacctgcagcgtccgcaggttcggccgatcgtggctcccacttgcTGAGGTTTGCCATTCCAAGCCAATAGGGGCTGTGGAAAGCAGTAGCCAGCAGATCCCTTCGCCTGCGCTGCTttccgcagtccccattggcctggaacagcaaacagcTGCCAGttggagctgcaatcagccaaacccgcagacgctgcaggtaaacaaaccggcccggctcaCCAATGGGTTTCccatgggccacgtgccaaaggttgctgatccctggactaGAGAGACAACGGGCTAGTCTGGTAGAACGGGGTCCCTTGAAATCTGTATGGAGCTGGATTCAGGTGACTTGACTGCCAGAGTCATGCTGCTAAATAGATTCTGGACATAGCTGCGACTGCTCAGCTGTGGGGGGCTATGGCACAGACGTTAAGAGAAGCCTCCCTGTTGCGGGCAGGTGGAAGTGACTTGTGTTATCAGCGGATGCGGGGGGGATGGAGCATTCTCAGATTTCATCCCAGGTCAAGTCAGCAGCCTCCCCCTTTCCAAACCTGAGTGGCTTGCCCCAGAACAGCCCCCACATCCCAGCTCTCTGCTGATAGCAGGACACGGGGGTCCCTGCCTTCCCAGACAATGCACTGCTAGCACCCACCTGCCGAGCTCCTGAGAGCTTGGCCGCTGCCAGCAGGGAGGGTGTCCCCGCCTGTCGCTAAATGTGTCCCTGTTGTGTGTTTCAGTGTTGTCAGTAGAGTGTGTGCCCTGGAGCGTTCACCAGTTCAGATGTGAGTATCTCTGGGTATTATCCTTTCGCCCTTTTCCTGCTAACAGCCTCCCGTGGCTGCTGACCCTCAACAGCTCCATCCCGCCCCGGGGAGAACCTATTCTCCATAGCTGCAGTCTCCAGAGCGAGGCAGTGCAGGGCTCTGTGCACCCTTGCTCAGCCCACACCATCTTCCTTCCATCCCTACTGCAATGGAGTCTAGTTCTGAGTCTTCTGGGGGTCAGGTGCTATCTGATGGTTAGAGGAGGGGGCACTGGGAGCCACaactctgggttctgttcccaacccTGCTACTGACTGACTCCATGGCCTTGGGTAAGTCCCCTCACCTCTGTGCCTCCCAGGCATGGAGGTAATTGAGACTGACCCCGCAGGCAGTTTGTCATGAGGCAGGCAGGGCCTGGGAATGGTTCTCCTGGCCCTGGAGACAGGACCTGGGAGGAGTTGGCTTGCTGAGTCGTGGCTGTGTTAGGGGCCTCTGGATTttactcttttttcccccctcgcACCCCATGGCCCATTCTGTAACCACCCCACTCCTGGAATAGCTATGCAGGACAGGGACACCTGCGATGGGAGGGGCCCCCTTGAGCATATCCAGCCTCTGCTGGTTTGAGGGTAGCCTCTTCTTCCCCATGATACCTCGCAGCAGCCCATCACGTGCCCTTCTCACCCCCCGCCCCAATATCCTGGATGGAGTGCAGGGGGCTGCCCttctcttccacacacacacacactgaaggaTTACTAGCGCTCTGTCGGAAACACGTGCTGGAAGCTGGCTGTCCCAGGCCATTTGGAGGTTCAACACTAGCCGGTTTCCCTGCAGGAGCTCACGTGGGCCTCTGTGTCCATCTCTCGTCTGTCCTCCCCTCCGGCTGCCCTGCTGCCCGCTTGGATCCCTGCTGAGCTTAACCTGCCGCCTGCAGTTATACTCTGGGCATGGAAATCAGACTGGCTCGTAGGGGTGGCTGATGCTCGTTGTGCTGCCGTCTGGGGATGCTGAAAGGGATTTGAATGGGATCCTGGGGAAGGGAGCCAGGCAGACCCCAGGACTCCTCATCCAATCCTTCAGAGTGACAGGGCTGATGCTGACTCGTGGAGGCAGGTGGCCTCCTGCCAGGACAGGCTGTTAGTGCAGGCTGACAGGCCGGCTTTAGGGCGAGTGCATCACGGGGATGAGGGGAGCGTGATGGAGTCAGACAATTTCCCAGGACTCGCCCTTTTTGCCTCACTGCACTTCTGCTCTGGTGCCTTTATTCTGCATGACAGGATTGGGGCAAGTCTCTGCCTGCGCCTGCTCACCCCCCCAGTAAACATGCCTGTGTCCCAGGCCTGTGGTAACAATGGCTTGGGGTAGGGCTGAGGCCTGGCCACCCCAGGGCACCCTGTCTGAGATGAGCCTGGGCCTGGCTCCTCCAGCTGTCTACACCCCCACTGACCTGTCCAGCTCCTCACAACCTCTCCCACCCTGTGGCTGCCCTgtctgcccagcagccctcccgCTCCTTGCTGGCAGGAGAGCAGGGGCAGCGCCCCATGGGGCTCAGGGAGACTGAAAGCAGAGCAGAGttctgggggaggcagggaatggggcagagaaGAGCTGGCAGGGCCCTGAGGGgtacagccctgcccccctgccaagGGTCCTTGCAGAAGGAAAGGGCAGAGCCTGGAccagggagggggttgggggtggggaagggaagagcctgaagcaggctgggctgggcacgAGTTTAACCCCACTCTGTCTCCCCTGCCGCCTCCTACAGGGAAATGTTTCGTGTACTGCAATGGGCTCATGGACCACTTGTACGTATGCCAGAACGGGAGCAGCTGCACCGCCTGGTACAAGGCCCCCACCCGTTTCACTGGCACCTTGGTGAGGCTCTTCTCCTGCCGGGGACCAGGCTGCcttggtggggcagaggggagccaaAGCCAGTGCAGGGTCAGGCCGATGGTTCAGTGGCCAGGCTGCATGAGGCAGTTCGGGCACCCTGGTCTGAGACCTGCTGGGCCGCCTGGCAGGATGAAtggaggtgtgggggaggagagcaggcTGGGTGCACCAGCGTTCAGAGCAGCTTCACCCACCCCATTCCTAGGTGGCTCTAGCTCTGTGGAGGGGAAAGGGTTAATTTGCAAGAGCGGTGTGTAAGAGGGCGTGCCCCTGCTGGCCAGGCGTAGCTCTGCAGAGggctgactcagtttccctttaTCTCAGGGCTCCTTAATAAATGACGCACTGGCTTTCTCGTGGCTAATGTCACACCTGGTTTATCCACAGACTGTTCAAAACAGTCCTCAGAGGCCCAAAACAGAGTCCATCATCACGACACCAGTTCATCCTCGGCTCAGATGTCCCCAGCCAGTCCTGGAGCGCTAGCCAGGGCTCAGCCATGTACCCCGTGCTCTCTTGGCCCACCCCTGGTTACCCAGGGTCTCCTactctctgcagcccctgccgTGGCTTCCACTAGCAGCACGTGTACCTGCCCTGGGTTGAGAGAGCTCACGGGTGCCTTCCATCCCGCTTCTGTCTTCCCCTTTATAAGGCCCGTGTGCCTTCCCTTAAGCCCAGTTGGGGAGCAGGTAACCAGCCAGTTGTACTTCCCCACCCATCCCCTAAggggccagtcaccctgtgaTGAGGGCTAAGCTGGAGAAGCAGCAGAGCTTGGAGCGAGAGGGAAAGACACAGCCCTTGGGTAGGCTCTGGAGTGGGTATCTGGTCTCCCTTTCAGGTTACAGGGCTGCCCCTATCATGGGGGAAGCCTCCTCCCCCTACTCTATAACCCCCTTGTGCTCTCTTCCTTTCAGGATGCCTTTGTGAAGATCACGCGTTACGAGGGCATTCGGTCTCTGTGGAGTGGCCTGCCACCCACCTTGTGAGTCTGGGCACCGAGTGTTGCAGCCATTCCCTGTTGCATGCCTGCTCTAAGGGAGGTCGAATGCAAACACCTGGGCCCCCCACCTGTGGTGCTAGCCAGCTGTGCACTCCCAGTTTTCCTGCAGGGCCCATACAACCCAGGCGCTGGCACTACTAGTAACTTCTGGCCTTTGCCCTGGGGTCTCTGACTGcaaggggtaggggtgggaggtGACTGTCTTGCACTGACCCAGAATCCTTGGTTATCCCTGGACTGCAGACTGTttgcctccccactccccagactCCCTTCCTGCCTTTTCCACTCCCTCTCTGTAAGAGGGTGTGCCTGCCCTCTATCACCCCCCACTGGCCAAGCATGGCTTTGCAgaggcctgcctcagtttcctcaaacCCCACAAGGGCTGTGTCACAGCGAATGCCAACCCTGTCCGGGGCTGGTTTGACAACAGAAACAGCACAAAACAGTTCTCCAACAAAGCCCATCACAACACAAAAGTTCATACTCAGCTCTGGTGTCCTCAGCCAGTCCTGGAGCTCATCACCTGTCCCGGCCCTTCCTAGCCAGAGCTCAGCCCATTTTTAGTCCTCCCTGGCTCAGAGAGGTCAGCAAGGAAACCTCCTCTGCTGCCCTCCTTGCCTTCCCTGGGTCACCAGCAGGGTTTTCCTGCTCCTTATAGCAGTGCTCTGATCTTAGCTGGGCTGAGAGCTGTCTGGAGACCAACCTTCCCCTGCTGCTTCTCCCCTTCATAAGATCCAGGTGCCTTCCCTTaagcccagctgggcagcagCTAATTAGTCCCAGGTGCActggtctcccctcccctgctccctcttaaaggggccagtcaccCCATGACACTCCCCCAGACAGCCACCCTTCGCCCTCTGACCTTTCAGGCAGAGCTGTGTGCATGTGGCATTTTGACAGGCTTCTCTGTGTGCAGGCAAATGGAAACCCACCCCTCCCATTGCTCTCTGTGAGATGGGtcccactgctttgctggagaatGAGAGGGGCTGTGTCAaggcccagctgtgtgtgtgtgtgtgtgtgtgtgtgtgtgattatgcCTAGAGCAGTCTGCCCCCCGACTCGGCATGGAGCGTGACGCGAGTTGGCAGGTGATGCTGACGGGCCCCTCTCCTTGACAGGGTGATGGCGGTGCCTGCCACAGTGATCTATTTCACCACCTACGACCAGCTGCAGGATTATCTGCGCTGCCAGATGGGCAGGCAAGGGGCCCATATCCCCCTGGTGGCTGGTGCCCTCGCCAGGCGTGAGTACTCCGCATTCAGGGTCCATGTACCTTGcagcctcttcccccaccctccccacctgCTTCTCTGGCCCAAGGGTAAAGAATCATTCCAAATGGACAACGGTCTGCCTTGTTTTCTAGCAGCGAGGGTCATTAACCATCAGCACAGTTGGCCCGGGGTGGTGAAGCTGGATTCTCCGTCCCTGGCCATTTGTAAATCAAGAgcgggtgtttttctaaaagccctgctgtagggatcatggcctgtgttatgcaggggaTCCAACGAGCTGATCGCAAGggtgccttctggcctgggaatctatgtaTCCCTGGGCCCTGCGCATCCATGGTTAGAGCACTCCTGGATCAGTACCCTGCCCTGTCGCGGATTCCCTGGGTGACCTcacgcacagccctgcccctccctgggctttcatttccccagctccctgcagtggGAAAGGCTCAACCTACCCCCTGCTGCACTGAATCACAGTGAGATCCTCATGCTGGGATGAGCCTTAAGCTGCTCTGCCAGGTATAACAtgctgtaaacaagaagcaatcCCAGCAGACAGCTCCTTGCCAAACCCGATGGGCCAGTGCCAGGGCTGGCCCccctggactcctgccccatGTGCTCTCACCATTCTAGGAACGGCAGGTGACTGGCCTGTTTGCCCATGGGGGTGAGAGAGGCCTGGGCTTGCCCCATCGTTGCGCCCTTGCTGCTGGCTTGTTGGTAGCTGATGTTCTGACTCTCTCCCTCAGTGGGCGCGGTGACGGTGATCAGCCCCTTGGAACTCATCCGGACTAAGATGCAGTCCCGGCCGCTGAGCTACCGCGAGCTGCGTGTCTGCATCCAGTCCTCGGTGGCCCAGGATGGCTGGCTGTCCctctggaggggctgggggcccaCAGTGCTGCGCGACGTTCCCTTCTCAGGTATACCACACCGAAAAGGGGTGCTGGGGACAGGTGAGGGGGCTGCGGGCCGCACTGGGGCTCGTCtccacctggagctggggctgtagGGAAAGGTTTGACCCAGGACAAGAATTCCCTTCTTGCCATCTGCAGTCGGTGTCATGCTGATAGCATGGGGCTGCCTACAGAAGGCACTGACGGGCCACGCTCCAGTCCCTATCCCTTCTGTGCATCTCTTGTCCAGGGCAAAGTTTTTTACCTGACAGTGGTGACTCCAGAGCGAAGGATTTTCAgaccccgtccccacctgagccGGGATACCAGTTTGGTGGGACTCAGCCCAGTTCCAGGGCCCTCATGCCAGGAAAAGCAGCCTCTCAATGGGTACTGATAGGCCTGCCAATTCCTGGTGTCAGCCGAACGGCCAGGGACCTCCCATCTCTCCTGTGTGCTCGCTCccagtcagggctgggctgggcagggggatgTTTGCCTTTTGCCGTATCTGCTCTGGGGCTGATAGATTGAGGAGGTCagtccccagggctggggctcagtgCCAGAGGGCAATGCCCCAGGAGCAGCAGTGGAGGTGGCTGCTGATGCTTCTAACCCGTGGCCCTGGTGTGTCTCTCTCAGCTCTCTACTGGTTTAACTACGAGCTGGTGAAGGAATGGCTCTGCCGTCAGtctcggcttgacaaagccacTTTCATGGTCAGCTTCACAGCTGGGGCCGTCTCGGGGACTGTGAGTATGGGAGCTTCTGTTGCGGCCTGGGGGATCCGAGTTTCTGCCTGGGTTTGAAGGGAGCCCATTGGGCTACCTCCATCCCCAGAAAGTTGGGATTCTAACCAGGGGGAAACAGTCCTGCTGGAAGCAGAAGGGTTTCAGGGCTTTTTATTTGAGTGCAGTTTATTTGGGGGTCAGCTGTTCCCCTCCTTGAAACGCCGGGACCTCGGATCCAGCAGCCTTGGCCAGCTTGGGTCCGGATAGACCATTACTGGTTTTCAGATGCCTTTGCCTGCCCCTGCACAAGGCACAGGCAGTACCTGCCCCAGAGCAATGTCTGCGCAGGGACCAGCCTGGAGTAGGGGGATGCAGTGGGAACTGGGGGGTGGTTGTTACACCAGAGGCCAGGAGACTCAGCCCCTCGTGGGCAGAGGTTCTAACCTGCTTAGGACAATGGGAGGAGAAGGGCTGAGCGCTCGGAGGGTGGATGGTAGGGGCTGATTTCAGCATCTCTTGGCATGAGGGAGAAGTGCTGTAGGGGGAGACACCGGGGTCCCCAGCTGTGGCTTGGGAATGATAGGCAGCTTCTCCCCTTCCTCCAGGTGGCTGCCGTG
It encodes:
- the SLC25A39 gene encoding probable mitochondrial glutathione transporter SLC25A39 isoform X1, whose amino-acid sequence is MMSENTSVSPTGGITPLQQMLASGTGALFTSLFVTPLDVVKIRLQAQRTPFSKVLSVECVPWSVHQFRWKCFVYCNGLMDHLYVCQNGSSCTAWYKAPTRFTGTLDAFVKITRYEGIRSLWSGLPPTLVMAVPATVIYFTTYDQLQDYLRCQMGRQGAHIPLVAGALARLGAVTVISPLELIRTKMQSRPLSYRELRVCIQSSVAQDGWLSLWRGWGPTVLRDVPFSALYWFNYELVKEWLCRQSRLDKATFMVSFTAGAVSGTVAAVLTLPFDVVKTRRQIELGDMETLRVAASKSSSTWLLLRRIRAESGTRGLFAGFLPRVIKVAPACAIMISTYEFGKSFFQKLNQERQLSSL
- the SLC25A39 gene encoding probable mitochondrial glutathione transporter SLC25A39 isoform X2, whose product is MMSENTSVSPTGGITPLQQMLASGTGALFTSLFVTPLDVVKIRLQAQRTPFSKGKCFVYCNGLMDHLYVCQNGSSCTAWYKAPTRFTGTLDAFVKITRYEGIRSLWSGLPPTLVMAVPATVIYFTTYDQLQDYLRCQMGRQGAHIPLVAGALARLGAVTVISPLELIRTKMQSRPLSYRELRVCIQSSVAQDGWLSLWRGWGPTVLRDVPFSALYWFNYELVKEWLCRQSRLDKATFMVSFTAGAVSGTVAAVLTLPFDVVKTRRQIELGDMETLRVAASKSSSTWLLLRRIRAESGTRGLFAGFLPRVIKVAPACAIMISTYEFGKSFFQKLNQERQLSSL
- the SLC25A39 gene encoding probable mitochondrial glutathione transporter SLC25A39 isoform X3 — protein: MGSWTTCTYARTGAAAPPGTRPPPVSLAPWVMAVPATVIYFTTYDQLQDYLRCQMGRQGAHIPLVAGALARLGAVTVISPLELIRTKMQSRPLSYRELRVCIQSSVAQDGWLSLWRGWGPTVLRDVPFSALYWFNYELVKEWLCRQSRLDKATFMVSFTAGAVSGTVAAVLTLPFDVVKTRRQIELGDMETLRVAASKSSSTWLLLRRIRAESGTRGLFAGFLPRVIKVAPACAIMISTYEFGKSFFQKLNQERQLSSL